AAAATCTTAACATAATTTATGCCTCCTTAATTTTTTTTTAGTATTGGTTTTTTCCGTAAAAAAAGAAAGAGGTGTCAACACCTCTGTGATAGCTCCTCTTTTCTGCCCCCAATCTTTAGATAGTCTTACCTCTTAGATAATTTGCAAGAACAAGAATGGACTAATATAATATCTCCACATCAATGCTTATCCTCAAATTCAAGTTTAAGAAGAACAGGAAATACTGGAATTGTTTTTTTAGGTTTAAATATCAATACTCCTATTACTTATGAACCTATTGTCATAGGAAAATTAGTATACAATAATCACGATGCTGTTGAATATGCTATTGACACGCTAAATATTAGGATAGAAAATGGTGACATAAAATTAAGATGCTCAAATAATAGTGCGAACTTTGGTTGGGTAGCTATATTAACACTTCCAATTTTGCTTAAACTTTAGAATTTAATGAATTAAAGCATAGCTATCCAAGATATTGTAGGACTGTGTGTTGCACCATTTTTAATAATCACAACTTTAAACGAACTAGTTGTTATATCGTAAATCCTATAAGTAACTTCAACAGAGGTTTGTGCAAAATACCCAGCCTCTCCCGCTACAACTGTTGGGGGTGACGAAAAAATTTTATTGAAATTTATAGTTATAACAGTTCCATTAGAAGGGGCATTTATAGCATTTGAACCGAAATCAAATTCTTTTGGTAGATTATCTAATTTACTTCGATTTGTATATACACTCAATTCCTCAAAGTTAGCGTTCGGTGTAGTAAGCTTAGAGCCGTTATAATCTGTAATACAAATATAGTACTTTTGAGTGTTTTCTAATAAATAAATATTACCTTTTGTAGCACTCGTAAGTGGAAATTTTCCATTATATCCTCCTACAATTCCTTTGTCTTTATTATCTAAAATAAGCCCTTGATTGGCTGCTAAAGCCCTTGTTGTACTCGAATTTGATAGATCATCAACCGGATTTAGCTGTATGTTGTTCTCATTTACGATTATTCCATCATTTGCACTCACTACATTAAAAGTTTTATCACTAGTAAAGTTTCCTCCTCCAGTTAATCCTTTTCCAGCAGTCATTTGTCTAGTATTAGGAGTGTAATTTCTTAAAACTTCCTCTAAATAGTCTTTATTGACCCATGTTCCCTGCCCACTCCAGTTTAAAATAGGACTCTCCACATTTGTTACTTCCATTTTTATATCAATTTCAAAAGCTATAGCACTGTCTGTTTTTGCTGGAATGTATTGAGCATTGTCCTCGTTACAGTACCAATACAGTTTTTCTGTATCATCGTTAACGAATACTCCTATTTCTTTAAGATAAAATCCTTGTTCAACATTGTCATTTACAACTTGAATAGTTATCTCTACAGTATTATTTTCTTGGGATTTTTTTAAAATTTTAGCATCCAACTTATAGTTTTGAAGCTCTGTCACATCAGCGGGATTTCCTGCTGGTGTACCTGCTCCTATCTGTACTTTTGTAAATTCAACAGGCAGCTCTTGAGCAAGTCTTGTAGCTAAATAGTTAGCTCCTGATGTTGTTAATCCTCTGTATGCCATTTATACCATCTCCTTTTTAATTTTATATACAATACCACTTCTAATAAAGTATTCTCCAGTCGAAACAGTATCAACCGCTTTATCCTCTATTTGTTTTTTCAATTTGTAAATTACGGCACTTTTTATAAAAAAATCTCCTCTTTTTTCCGGAATCACATTTACTATATTAAGGGTTAAATTAGCTGGAATTAAAACCCTTAACTCTTTGAAAAGGCTATAATCATGTTCATTGAATTGCTCTTCTTTCTCGAGTCTAACATCTAATCTATAATCATTATTAAATAAAACAGGTGTCGCTACAGTAGATTCATTATTAAAATAAGCCCTTAAATACTCCTCCAACCATCTCCAAGTATATGGTAGAACAGCATTCCATTTAGCATACACTCTATTTTGTCTTTCTTGAAGAGTATCAGTAGATTTAGGATATATCTTCATCATACTTTCAAAAATTGCTATTCCCTGCTTATCAGTACCAAAAATAAAAGAGTTGCTAAAGGCCCTTTCAATCTCTTCATACTCTTTTCGCAACTCCTCATTTTCTATTTGTAATAGACATTTTATTTCTTTGTATTCCTGCATAAAATCAGGCAAGTAATTCAGAACATCAATTACTCTCATAATTTCCACTTCCCCACACTGGTATTTCGTAGATATCTATTTCTAAATTTTCCTCTCTCCCATTAATTTTTGTATTACCTATGTCTATTATTTTATTATTTATAGCTAATATTCTAGTCTCTATTTGGGATATCCTTATTACTATCTTATTAGAAGCTGCCCAATTCTTTCTAAGTTCTAATAGATAATCCATTAATGCATTATCTATGTCATCTTTAATGTTAGTCACTTCTATATCTTCTAAAGTTAAATTTGTAGTAATATGGATAGATTTTTTTAAAGGTGTATCAACAGTTACTATGTGCCCTATAGGTGCTATCCCTTTACCTGTACCATCCTTTGTTGGATCAATTGTCTCCTGTACTCTTTCAATTAAAGCACTACTGGCCTCGTCACACTCACTATCTAAAATAGTAAGTCTTACTGTTCCGCCACCCTGCCACACTGGAGTAACTTTAACTGATCCTACTCCACTTATGGCTAATGTTTTCTCTTCATAATCTTTTATATTGCCACCATATGCTTGGGTATCAAAACTGTTCAGGTATCTAGCCCTTAAACTTTCTGTCTCCTCTTCATCTTCTCCAGGGATCAGTATTTCAGTTAACTCAGCGGATGTCAGTCCGTCTATATATTCTATAGGAATCAAAGTTCCTGTGTTTCCGTTAGGCTCTTCTCCAAGTGTCTCACATTCTAACTGATATTCATAACTTCCTGAATCAAGTTTTTTTATAACTATGTAGTTATATTCATTCAAGCTAAATCTACTACCTAAAGGTACTTGTACATTGAATACTCCTTTATACACACCTGCACTTGCT
This is a stretch of genomic DNA from Candidatus Fusobacterium pullicola. It encodes these proteins:
- a CDS encoding phage tail protein; this encodes MAYRGLTTSGANYLATRLAQELPVEFTKVQIGAGTPAGNPADVTELQNYKLDAKILKKSQENNTVEITIQVVNDNVEQGFYLKEIGVFVNDDTEKLYWYCNEDNAQYIPAKTDSAIAFEIDIKMEVTNVESPILNWSGQGTWVNKDYLEEVLRNYTPNTRQMTAGKGLTGGGNFTSDKTFNVVSANDGIIVNENNIQLNPVDDLSNSSTTRALAANQGLILDNKDKGIVGGYNGKFPLTSATKGNIYLLENTQKYYICITDYNGSKLTTPNANFEELSVYTNRSKLDNLPKEFDFGSNAINAPSNGTVITINFNKIFSSPPTVVAGEAGYFAQTSVEVTYRIYDITTSSFKVVIIKNGATHSPTISWIAML
- a CDS encoding YmfQ family protein; the protein is MRVIDVLNYLPDFMQEYKEIKCLLQIENEELRKEYEEIERAFSNSFIFGTDKQGIAIFESMMKIYPKSTDTLQERQNRVYAKWNAVLPYTWRWLEEYLRAYFNNESTVATPVLFNNDYRLDVRLEKEEQFNEHDYSLFKELRVLIPANLTLNIVNVIPEKRGDFFIKSAVIYKLKKQIEDKAVDTVSTGEYFIRSGIVYKIKKEMV
- a CDS encoding baseplate J/gp47 family protein, encoding MFEDKTYEKLLEIKMKNIPSDVDKREGSIVYDAVAGNSLETAQMYITIGEYYKETFGHTASRENLIKRASERGIYPKPASAGVYKGVFNVQVPLGSRFSLNEYNYIVIKKLDSGSYEYQLECETLGEEPNGNTGTLIPIEYIDGLTSAELTEILIPGEDEEETESLRARYLNSFDTQAYGGNIKDYEEKTLAISGVGSVKVTPVWQGGGTVRLTILDSECDEASSALIERVQETIDPTKDGTGKGIAPIGHIVTVDTPLKKSIHITTNLTLEDIEVTNIKDDIDNALMDYLLELRKNWAASNKIVIRISQIETRILAINNKIIDIGNTKINGREENLEIDIYEIPVWGSGNYESN